AGTTGACGCTGCTAAAAAACATACCTTATCCGTGAAAACACACCACATGAATGTGGATTATAGCGCTTATGAAGGAATGGAGCTCACCGGTAAATGCGAAACCGTTTTATTGCGCGGTGAAGTAGTGATAGAGAAAGGCGAAACCAAAGTTAAAAAAGGCTACGGAAAATTTATTAAACGTGGAAAAAGCTCTTTGGTGATTTAGTGAGATTTACCTAAAGTTTAATTCTGAGTATTTTTTGCCCTAAAGGAAAAATGTGCTCAATAAAATTTAATATAGCATAAAAAAAATAAAATTGCGCACTCTGCGCCTAATCTGCGTTCCCCGCGGTTATTAATTATATCAGCTTATTCTACTGATTTTTATTAATTCAAAAAAATTTTCAGTTGCATTGCTCATTTACAACCTTCCATTATCCTTCATCCAATCATAAGATTCCTGCACCGCATCACCTATTTCGCTTTGCTTAAGATGCAGCTCTCGCATGGCTTTTGAAGAATCATAGTAATGGCAATCACAAGCAATTTGTGCAAGCGGATAACTCACTTTGGGTTGATGTCCTGAAATTGATCCATAAGCAGAATTTAAAAGTCCGTAAAACTTTGCAAAAACAGATGGAATTTTTAAGCCAATTCTTTTGGAATGTGTTCGAGTAGAAATAATATCAAAGATTTCGTGATAGGACAGATTCGAATTTCCAAGAATGTAACACTCACCTATTCTCCCCATTTTTAAAGCGTTTACAACAGCTTGCGCCACATCTTTTACATAAGCGTAATTCCTACCACCGGTCGTAAAACCGGGAATTTCGTTTTTGCACACCGAAACAATCATGGCACCGGGCCCCGGATGAGAGTCATACGGGCCAAACATAAAACATGGGTTTACAACTATGGCAGGTAGCTTCTTCTCCCGAACCGCATTCAAAATAAGTTGTTGCGCACTATATTTCGAATCCATATAATCCAAATTATACTTCGAACACAAGTAAGGTTTTGTTTCGTTACCCGGACTTTCTTTTGTTCCATAACCAAACGAATTAGCAGTTCCCACATATATTAATCTGCTAATTTTAAACTTTATGGCGGCATCAATAATTCGTTGAGTGCCTTCAACATTTATTTTCCAAGAATTTGGATTACGAGTAGGCCATACACTGGTACTGGCAGCGGCATGAATAATAACATCACATCCTTCAACCGCCTTTTCGATGTCTGCCGTATTAAGCAAATCACCTTCATAGCGCTCTATCGGTAAGTTTTCCAAGGTAATTGTTTGACGATTGGGAGTATGAAAAGCTCTCACTTCATATCCCTGCAAAAGCAATTCGCGTGTGATGTTACTGCCTAAAAATCCATCGGCACCGGTTAATAATACTTTCATAGGTGCCCAATAGGCTTATTATTTTCTGTTTACTTCTTTAATTGCATCCTCAATTTTCATTTTGTTACCCGCTTTAAATGCAACCACAAATGCATCCGGTAGGCCTTCCTGAATAACTTCGTCTTTCAAACTATTTGCAGAATTAATGTCTCTTAAGTTTCCAATGGTATAAATAGTTAAACTGTCGGAAGTTTGATAATGATCAATTCCTCTGCTTGATAATTTTAGGAAAATTGCGGCAATTTCCAATGGAACCTCCGAGCGGAATACCCCGATTTGAACCTTAAATACAATGTCATTGTTTGCTTGATTTTTCAGGCCTTCAACAGGCAAAGCAATTTTTCCTTGCGTAGGATTTGCTGTCGCATTTTGCTTTTCAATTTTAATTGTTGGCACAGCAGTATTTAAGCCGGTAATCTTTGCATTTGAATTGGTCTCCGGCATTTTGTTCAAGTTACTCGAAGTTGCAAATACCGCTTTGCCTTGCTCTGCTTCCATTTTTTTAGCTTGCTCTACCGGAATTCTTGCACCGTTAAAATAAGTAGTCACAAACGCATCCTTTACACCAATTCCTACAATATTAGCTTTGGCTTGAGTGGCGATTTCGAGATTATCAAATATTCCTGAAGTATAACGATACAAGCCATTTGGTGTTCTTTCAAAATAAAGCGGTTGTATATTAAATAATTGATTGGCTAAAATGGGCTTAGAATAAACCCCAACCTGAACAGTATAAACCAATCCTTTTACTTCTTCAAAACTTACCGATGGTGCAACAGGACCACTTGGAATTTCTTCAACTTGCACCGGATTTGACTGACTGGATGCAGTTTCAGTTGATTTCACCTCCTGAATCGGAGTAGTTGTTTGTTGTTGAGTTGCCGCGCTATTTTCTTCGTTATTCAACTGCTCATTGCGCAATGCATTTCCTGCAAGGGTGGTGGATTCAGCTACAGGTTCCTCCTTTTTTGCTGCATTGTTATCCTGAACAGTATTAATAGGTGCTTTTACTAGAGGACCTGCATCAGCTATAAATTCATTCGCACAGGTTTTACCATCACGAATCATAGCAGTTGCTTCAGGAATCGAAATACGCTTACCATTGCAAAAAGCAACCACAAATGCATCCTTATATCCAATGGTGTTAATTTCTCTTTTTGCTCCATTCGCAGCTTCAAAATTTTTGAAATATCCTGCAGTATATCGAGTGATTCCGGTAGCCGAAGTTTCACCGCTAATAGGATCAAAACCTTTAAATAAATCTTGTGGAATTGGATTCCTAAAAGCACCAATTTGCACCTTAAATATAATTCCGGATGGCAATGTTGTATTAATTGGAATAGGATTATTCTTACTATAAATAGCTTTATTCACTTTCGTAAAAACTGCTTCCCGAATTAATTCATTGCGCTCATTCACAACATTGGCTAATTGCGAAGTTGATGAACTTTGCTCGGGTGTTACCAAATCCTGATTGTTTACAATAAGTTTTTCCGCAGGAACCTCTTTTTGCGCAGTTTGTTTTTCAGTTGTAACAGCTAAGTCTGAAGCAGGAGTTTCTGCAACGCCATTCGATTTCTCTGTGTTACTATTTACCGGAATGCCCACTAGTGCATCTTTAGGAACATCCTGCTTGATTTCTTTTGCAGTTTGAGTTGATGCAAGCGTTACAGAAGTTCTTGGCTCCTTGGTAGGCTTTTTATTGTTCATCACAGCAACGAGTTTGTCTTTGTCAGCTTCACTCAAGCGTGCAATGTATTTTGCGGCAGCACCCTTATTTTGTATGGAGGCCATATTCAAGCCCTTTGCAGCGCGCATGCTGGAGTCAGATAATTGCTTATTTTGATTAGATACAAAAGTAGCCTCAGCTGCCTTTCCAATATAATTTTGCATTTGAATAGTGTCCGTCGCTTGAGATGCTTTAATAATAAACTCTTCAGCACGCAATGAATCATTAGTAGCCTGAACTTTCAGTTTTTCGGCCCTGCTGGTGTAAAAAGATGCCTGTTGCAAATTCTCGGTCGCTGCTACCAACAAGCCATTGTAGTAATTATAATAGGGTGAACTTACAATACTATCAAATTCTACTTTATCCAATTTAATTGTACTTACCATTGTATCGGTAGGATAAACAAATGCCCGCGTGCGTTCCTCTTTCATTTCCTCACTCGGTTCGGATGAATTCTGAGCTAGCAGCGTCGATGAGCTCGTTTGAGTTTTAGTTGTATCCTTCGCAACACGAGCTGTTTCGGCTTGATCTACAGTATTCGTTTTCGCTGAAACGCTACTATCTGAATTTGAAGATTTAGAAGCTGTTAACTGTGGTAAAGTATTAACAGGTGTAGTACTCGAAACAGGGTTTATTTTTTCTATTGCAGTTTCATCATTGTTCACATTGCCATTGCTTGTTGAGGTGTTTAATGGAGTTGCTGCAGCAATCGGATTGGCTTGTGTGGATGCATATGCCTCCGGCTGAACTCCATAAGTAGTAAGTGCTCTGCGTTGTTTTTCAATTGCAGTTTTTTCAAGCTCCACAATTTTTTTCATTTCCAATTCCTTTACTGCAGCATCGGTAACTGACTTATTGAGTTCACTTTTTATGGAAGCTTCGTTGTAATAATAAGCCGCTTCAGCAACTAACATTTCAGCTCTAGAAACATTATCGTTATCAACACTTTTTGTGCTTTCGCTCACTCTTTTAAGCTGTGTGGTATTGTCATTGAATTCAACATTGTTGGCAACTGAATATGCTTTTAATGCATCTATTCGCTTTACATACATGCCCCTTTGCGTGCTGGCCAATTGTTCTTGCACTTTTTGTTTTGATGCAGAGTCAGAAGTTGTCACCAACACTTTTGTAAGCGAATCTTCCTCCACCTTCAATTGTGCTGCTTCTGCAGTAAGTCGCTCTGCTTTGCGCGCTTGCACTTTAGCTTGCTCTGTTACAAAATCATTTTCATACACTCCCTTAGTTTCATTATTGCTTTTCAAAGCAGCTCCTGCCAATGTATTATCAGAACTTGTTGTATTTACAGGCTTTACAATGGGAGTTGATTCACTTGCAATAGTTGTTGGTTTGTTTACAGCTGCAAGTGTTTCTGATGGAGCCACTGCCGAAATCTTTAATTTTAAATCTTGCAAATCCTTAAGGGTGGCATTCAATGAAGCTATATCCTCGCTGTTTTTTGCAGTTGCTTGTTGTGCTGTAACACTTGCAATTTTCTCATCCGTTGATTTCACCCATGATGCAGATAGTTTTTGCATTTCACTCGATTTTTGGGCGCCATCCGTAATTTGATTCACCTTTGCATACTGCTGATCATAGTCTTCCTCCAATTTATCAACATTTACAACTTGTGCATCATTTGTGGCAGCTGTTCCTGAACCAGACTTTGAAGTTTCTACCGGTGCCGCGTCATTTGCAGCAGTATTGGTATTTAAAGCTAAGGCAGATGTGCTTGCACTGTCCAATTTTTGTGAACTACTATTTTGGTTTTGCTCATTTGATTTAACTGTATTTGAAGCAAGTCCCGAAGAATCAATTCTATTTTCACTGCCGGCTACATTTTCAGTTTTTGTTGCTTGATTAACAGTTGCTGTTTGATTAGCAAGTGTTGCATTTGGGTTCACAGGTTTTGATGTGATTGTATCTGATTTAGTTTCTGCATTAGCAGTTGGATTTGCGTTAGCAGCTCCGGTAACGCTTGAATTTTCAGCTAAAGTTGTTGCTTCTTTAGTAGTCAAATTAGTCTTTGCATTTGTAGAATCAGCACTTGTAGTTTTTGCTTCCGCAGAAGGCTCGGCTGTTTGATTGGAGCTTATAGTACTATTAGGGTTTTTAGCACTTGTGTTTTGATTGGATGCATTAGTTGCAGTATTTCCAACTTCGTTTACATCATTAGATTGTGTTGTAACAGCTAAGGCAGAAGTGTCCTTTTTTGCTGCAGCATTCATTGACATTTCTTCCTTTTTCTCTGCCGCTGTAGTAAGTGCAATTTCAGGAGTTGGTGAATTCATGGCCTTTAAGTTTTCCAATTCCGTTATGCGCGATTGCATATTGGCTCTCTCATTTTTATCCTTCGAATTGGCTTGTTGGGTTTTCAAACTTGCGATGTCTTTTTCCCAATTTGAATTCATTTGCTTTCGCACCACATTTTTTTGTTCCTCACGCTTTATTGGATCTGAAATTTTATTGGCTTGAGCCATTTTAGAATTAAAATTCTCAGCCGTTACCGGAGATTTTCCAATTTCAGTTGTAATAAATGCATCTGCTGCATTATCATTAATATCGCTGTTGTTTGGTTTTAATACCGGTTCAGCCTTTGCAATCGTATTAGCTCTTCCTAAGTCGACAGCCAATTCATTTCCAAGCATGATTTTTTCCTGCGCACTTGGCACGGGTAAAGTATTTGTGCCTGATTTTAAATCATTCATTGCAGAAGCAACAAACTCCGATTGGCTCTTTAAATCGTTCGCCTCTTGCTGCAATTGATTTGCTAAAGCATAATTCTGCTCCAACTGCTTTTGCTTTTCAGCCTTTTGCAATTTTAAATCCTCTAATTGATTATTAATTTCTTGAGCCGATTTTTCATCTGCTGCTGCTGCTCTGTCTTTGGTTAATGTCTCAGCGCGTAAGTCAATGTCAAGCATTTCAGTTAACACAATCTTGGAGCGTGATTGCGCAGCGTCAGCTTCTTGCTGTTTGTTATCTGCTTGTTCAATCAAATCTCCTGCGGCAGCATCCGATGCACTTTTGGAACTGTTAGTTTCAGGTATTGCTGCTTTCTGCGCAGTCAAACGCTCAATCGATTCTTTTGAATTAATTTGAATTGCATTATCCAGTTCTTTAGCATAATTAAGTGCTACATCCGCTTCTGCATTCTTTGCTTTAGCATCTTCTTCCAAGTTTTTGGCAATCGAGTAAATCGCATACGCCTGAAGCGTATTCATCTTAGCCTCTCTCCTCATTTGATTTACCTTGTCCATTTCCATGGCTTTCTCTTGAGTGCTGCTCAAACTTTGTGCGCTTTTTTCAATAACTTCAGCCGAATTCAGTTTAGATTTTGAAACATCCATTTTAGATTTAGAAACAGCATAAGCCTGATCAGCCTTTAGCTGCATTTGATTCGCCTCAGCTCTTGTATCCTTTGCATCTTGATAAGCAATATTCACTAAATCCTGATTGCTGAGGTTGCTTGTTTTGGGTTGCTCCACAACAGCTGGGGTAGCTTCTGCAACAAAATTAACATCCAGTTTTGCCTTAGCTTTTAAGAGTGCCATCAAATTAGCTTCATTAATTGCCGCATCTTCAAATACATTTTCAACAATTAATTTATCGTTTTTAATACTAATTTTTTGTTGCAAGGTTCCTAAATCTTTCTTCTCGGGAACTTCTACAATTTCAGTTTTCATAGCTGAAACTTCACTCTCAACATTAAAAATATACTTCCCGCTCGACGGCAATGGAATACTGTAATTACCGGTTTTAGGATCAGATTTATAAACCCCAATAATTGCTTTAGTATCACTATTACGAACCGTAATAGTTGCCTCAGGATGTGTATTCTCGTCAATAGTTGAAAAGACACCGGAGATTAAAGCAATAGAAGGCGGTTTGGGCCCCACCACAATTTTATACACATTAATATTTCCTTGTCCACTCGATCTTCGCGACGAAAAATAGGCGACTTTATTTACATCATCCGAAATATACAAGATGTCATCATCCGGAGTATTAATGGCAAAATCCATATTAACAGGTGCTCCCCAAGTTGCATTGGCCGGGTTATATGTCGATTTAAAAACATCGTAGCCTCCCATTGAATTGTGTCCTTTTGAACAAAAATACAGGGTAGTTCCATCGTTACTCATAAAAGGAAAATCTTCATCAAATGCAGTGTTGATGCTATTTTCAAGTCGAATTGGATTGCTCCAATCCCCGTTATCCATTCTTCGCACTTTATAAATATCTTTTCCGTTCCTATCATTCTCGCCATAGCTCGAAAAATAAATTTCAGATTTATTCGGATTCAATACCACAACCGATTCCTCATTTTTCTTTTTATCCAAACTGGTTTTAAAGTCGTCAGG
This portion of the Bacteroidota bacterium genome encodes:
- a CDS encoding NAD-dependent epimerase/dehydratase family protein, translated to MKVLLTGADGFLGSNITRELLLQGYEVRAFHTPNRQTITLENLPIERYEGDLLNTADIEKAVEGCDVIIHAAASTSVWPTRNPNSWKINVEGTQRIIDAAIKFKISRLIYVGTANSFGYGTKESPGNETKPYLCSKYNLDYMDSKYSAQQLILNAVREKKLPAIVVNPCFMFGPYDSHPGPGAMIVSVCKNEIPGFTTGGRNYAYVKDVAQAVVNALKMGRIGECYILGNSNLSYHEIFDIISTRTHSKRIGLKIPSVFAKFYGLLNSAYGSISGHQPKVSYPLAQIACDCHYYDSSKAMRELHLKQSEIGDAVQESYDWMKDNGRL
- a CDS encoding PD40 domain-containing protein; translated protein: MRLKTIRSIAWLSFVLVILGQVVFAQNTSEEDVKKQAQKYFEAGDFTSALPLYSQLLSFYAKDPVYNYRYGVCALEAGNDREKPIAYLEFASKNSTIDNNVYFYLGKAYHLNYRFSSALNAYNTYKIKATKIDQDKFQVVRQLEMCRNGMELLKNISDLTVMDKKELALTDYFRAYDLSNIGLKLLVKPDDFKTSLDKKKNEESVVVLNPNKSEIYFSSYGENDRNGKDIYKVRRMDNGDWSNPIRLENSINTAFDEDFPFMSNDGTTLYFCSKGHNSMGGYDVFKSTYNPANATWGAPVNMDFAINTPDDDILYISDDVNKVAYFSSRRSSGQGNINVYKIVVGPKPPSIALISGVFSTIDENTHPEATITVRNSDTKAIIGVYKSDPKTGNYSIPLPSSGKYIFNVESEVSAMKTEIVEVPEKKDLGTLQQKISIKNDKLIVENVFEDAAINEANLMALLKAKAKLDVNFVAEATPAVVEQPKTSNLSNQDLVNIAYQDAKDTRAEANQMQLKADQAYAVSKSKMDVSKSKLNSAEVIEKSAQSLSSTQEKAMEMDKVNQMRREAKMNTLQAYAIYSIAKNLEEDAKAKNAEADVALNYAKELDNAIQINSKESIERLTAQKAAIPETNSSKSASDAAAGDLIEQADNKQQEADAAQSRSKIVLTEMLDIDLRAETLTKDRAAAADEKSAQEINNQLEDLKLQKAEKQKQLEQNYALANQLQQEANDLKSQSEFVASAMNDLKSGTNTLPVPSAQEKIMLGNELAVDLGRANTIAKAEPVLKPNNSDINDNAADAFITTEIGKSPVTAENFNSKMAQANKISDPIKREEQKNVVRKQMNSNWEKDIASLKTQQANSKDKNERANMQSRITELENLKAMNSPTPEIALTTAAEKKEEMSMNAAAKKDTSALAVTTQSNDVNEVGNTATNASNQNTSAKNPNSTISSNQTAEPSAEAKTTSADSTNAKTNLTTKEATTLAENSSVTGAANANPTANAETKSDTITSKPVNPNATLANQTATVNQATKTENVAGSENRIDSSGLASNTVKSNEQNQNSSSQKLDSASTSALALNTNTAANDAAPVETSKSGSGTAATNDAQVVNVDKLEEDYDQQYAKVNQITDGAQKSSEMQKLSASWVKSTDEKIASVTAQQATAKNSEDIASLNATLKDLQDLKLKISAVAPSETLAAVNKPTTIASESTPIVKPVNTTSSDNTLAGAALKSNNETKGVYENDFVTEQAKVQARKAERLTAEAAQLKVEEDSLTKVLVTTSDSASKQKVQEQLASTQRGMYVKRIDALKAYSVANNVEFNDNTTQLKRVSESTKSVDNDNVSRAEMLVAEAAYYYNEASIKSELNKSVTDAAVKELEMKKIVELEKTAIEKQRRALTTYGVQPEAYASTQANPIAAATPLNTSTSNGNVNNDETAIEKINPVSSTTPVNTLPQLTASKSSNSDSSVSAKTNTVDQAETARVAKDTTKTQTSSSTLLAQNSSEPSEEMKEERTRAFVYPTDTMVSTIKLDKVEFDSIVSSPYYNYYNGLLVAATENLQQASFYTSRAEKLKVQATNDSLRAEEFIIKASQATDTIQMQNYIGKAAEATFVSNQNKQLSDSSMRAAKGLNMASIQNKGAAAKYIARLSEADKDKLVAVMNNKKPTKEPRTSVTLASTQTAKEIKQDVPKDALVGIPVNSNTEKSNGVAETPASDLAVTTEKQTAQKEVPAEKLIVNNQDLVTPEQSSSTSQLANVVNERNELIREAVFTKVNKAIYSKNNPIPINTTLPSGIIFKVQIGAFRNPIPQDLFKGFDPISGETSATGITRYTAGYFKNFEAANGAKREINTIGYKDAFVVAFCNGKRISIPEATAMIRDGKTCANEFIADAGPLVKAPINTVQDNNAAKKEEPVAESTTLAGNALRNEQLNNEENSAATQQQTTTPIQEVKSTETASSQSNPVQVEEIPSGPVAPSVSFEEVKGLVYTVQVGVYSKPILANQLFNIQPLYFERTPNGLYRYTSGIFDNLEIATQAKANIVGIGVKDAFVTTYFNGARIPVEQAKKMEAEQGKAVFATSSNLNKMPETNSNAKITGLNTAVPTIKIEKQNATANPTQGKIALPVEGLKNQANNDIVFKVQIGVFRSEVPLEIAAIFLKLSSRGIDHYQTSDSLTIYTIGNLRDINSANSLKDEVIQEGLPDAFVVAFKAGNKMKIEDAIKEVNRK